One segment of Triticum aestivum cultivar Chinese Spring chromosome 2A, IWGSC CS RefSeq v2.1, whole genome shotgun sequence DNA contains the following:
- the LOC123189282 gene encoding splicing factor YJU2 — protein MGERKVLNKYYPPDFDPAKIPRRKQPKNKQITVRMMLPMSIRCGTCGTYIYKGTKFNSRKEDCIGETYLGIQIFRFYFKCTRCSAEMTFKTDPQNSDYTVESGASRNFEPWRKEDEVVDKQKRKREEEEMGDAMRALENRAMDSKQDMDILAALEEMRSMKSRHAGVSVDQMLEILKHSAHQKEEKTVAELDEEDEELIKSITFRNSKDYVKRIEDDDDDDEDFGILGKPSVMLKINGSSEAVLNPTDVLTKANAPESASKEGNKSFASKMPKFIVKPKPAAATANPQKKQKTESTAVQDNGKAPATEEKNEASEGKKTNVLQSLCQYDSDESD, from the exons ATGGGTGAGCGGAAGGTGCTGAACAAGTACTACCCGCCGGACTTCGACCCGGCGAAGATCCCGCGGCGGAAGCAGCCCAAGAACAAGCAGATCACTGTGCGCATGATGCTTCCCATGAGCATCCGCTGTGGCACTTGCGGGACGTACATCTACAAGGGCACCAAGTTCAACTCGCGCAAGGAGGACTGCATCGGCGAG ACATACTTGGGCATACAAATATTTAGGTTTTACTTCAAGTGTACTAGGTGCTCAGCTGAGATGACTTTCAAAACAGACCCTCAGAATTCAGACTACACGGTGGAATCTGGGGCTAGTCGCAATTTTGAACCTTGGCGGAAAGAGGATGAG GTTGTGGACAAACAGAAGAGAAAACGAGAAGAGGAGGAGATGGGCGATGCAATGAGAGCACTGGAGAACAGAGCAATGGATTCAAAGCAGGACATGGACATACTTGCTGCTTTAGAAGAAATGCGGTCTATGAAG TCTAGACATGCTGGAGTCTCCGTTGACCAGATGCTTGAAATTTTGAAGCATTCCGCTCATCAGAAG GAGGAAAAAACAGTAGCAGAACTAGATGAAGAagacgaagaactcatcaaatcaATCACTTTTCGA AACTCAAAAGATTATGTTAAACGGATCgaagacgatgatgacgatgatgaagatttTGGTATACTAGGAAAGCCAAGTGTCATGTTAAAG ATCAATGGATCTTCTGAAGCAGTGTTAAATCCAACAGATGTATTGACCAAAGCTAATGCACCTGAGAGTGCCAGTAAGGAAG GAAACAAGAGCTTTGCATCTAAGATGCCCAAATTCATAGTAAAACCAAAGCCCGCTGCTGCAACCGCAAATCCTCAGAAGAAACAGAAGACTGAATCCACAGCTGTCCAAGATAACGGCAAAGCACCGGCCACCGAGGAAAAAAATGAAGCTTCAGAAGGGAAGAAGACCAATGTTCTTCAGTCCCTCTGCCAGTATGATAGCGACGAAAGTGATTGA